From the genome of Psychrobacter sp. M13:
TTAATAGATATAACCGCGAGCAGCGCTGCATTAGTAACGCTATCTCCTGTACTAGCCGTTACTGCTTATAAAGTTAAAAAGAACTTAGGGTCACCTATTCTATTCAAGCAAACTCGACCTGGACTCCACGGTGAGCCATTTGAGATGATAAAATTCCGCACTATGCTTGATGCTTATGATAATGAAGGTAATCCTTTGCCCAACGAGCAGAGGTATACCAAGTTCGGCAACTTCTTACGTTCCACAAGCCTTGATGAGCTACCTGAGTTGTGGAATGTCATCAAAGGAGATATGAGTCTAGTTGGGCCGCGTCCTCTATTAATGGAATATCTGCCCTTATATAACGAAACGCAAGCTCGTCGTCACAA
Proteins encoded in this window:
- a CDS encoding sugar transferase, which codes for MLKRLIDITASSAALVTLSPVLAVTAYKVKKNLGSPILFKQTRPGLHGEPFEMIKFRTMLDAYDNEGNPLPNEQRYTKFGNFLRSTSLDELPELWNVIKGDMSLVGPRPLLMEYLPLYNETQARRHNVRPGVSGWAQVNGRNAISWEEKFELDTWYVENQSLLIDLKVIFLTLKKVIIREGVNASENVSMTRFTGSRD